Proteins found in one Falsirhodobacter algicola genomic segment:
- a CDS encoding RSP_2647 family RNA methyltransferase, with product MPLPIVRLRPKAEARAIRHGFPWIYADELVTDRRTQKLPPGALAVLEDADRRPLALVTVNTASRIIGRVLDRNPEAVLDQPWIEARLARALQLRERLFDKPFYRLIHAEADGLPGVIIDRFGDAAVIQPNAAWADAHLDLIVAALVQVTGVKTVVMNGSGRARSLEGLAEETRVLIGEIDAPVPVSMNGATYLADLTGGQKTGLFYDQRPNHAFAAGLARDARVLDVFSHVGGFALAALAGGAASALAVDASASALALAEGGAKAGGVADRFSTRRGDAFDTLEALAEEGARFDLVICDPPAFAPAKPALEAGLRAYERIARLAAPLVAPGGYLVLCSCSHAADLASFRNASARGIGRGGRRAQLLHTGFAGADHPMLPQLAESGYLKSLFFRLDG from the coding sequence ATGCCCCTTCCCATCGTCCGCTTGCGCCCGAAGGCCGAAGCCCGCGCGATCCGCCACGGCTTCCCCTGGATCTATGCCGACGAACTGGTCACGGACCGCCGGACCCAGAAACTTCCCCCCGGCGCGCTTGCCGTGCTGGAAGATGCCGATCGTCGCCCGCTTGCGCTGGTGACGGTGAACACCGCGTCCCGCATCATCGGGCGGGTCCTCGACCGCAATCCCGAAGCGGTGCTGGACCAGCCATGGATCGAGGCGCGCCTTGCCCGCGCCCTTCAGCTGCGCGAGCGCCTGTTCGACAAACCCTTCTACCGCCTGATCCATGCCGAGGCCGATGGCCTTCCCGGCGTGATCATCGACCGTTTCGGCGATGCTGCCGTCATCCAGCCGAACGCAGCTTGGGCCGATGCGCATCTCGATCTGATCGTGGCCGCGCTGGTGCAGGTGACGGGCGTGAAGACGGTCGTCATGAACGGCTCGGGCCGCGCCCGCAGCCTCGAGGGGCTGGCCGAGGAAACGCGCGTTCTGATCGGCGAGATCGACGCCCCGGTGCCGGTTTCCATGAACGGCGCGACCTATCTGGCCGACCTCACGGGCGGGCAGAAGACGGGACTCTTCTACGATCAGCGTCCGAACCATGCCTTTGCGGCCGGGCTTGCGCGGGATGCGCGCGTCCTTGATGTCTTTTCCCATGTCGGGGGCTTTGCTTTGGCGGCCTTGGCGGGCGGGGCGGCGTCGGCGCTGGCCGTGGATGCCTCGGCCTCGGCGCTGGCCTTGGCCGAGGGCGGGGCAAAGGCGGGCGGCGTGGCCGATCGCTTCTCTACCCGGCGCGGCGATGCCTTCGACACGCTCGAAGCCTTGGCCGAAGAGGGGGCGAGGTTCGATCTCGTGATCTGCGATCCGCCCGCCTTCGCGCCGGCCAAGCCCGCATTGGAGGCCGGTCTGCGCGCGTATGAGCGGATTGCGCGCCTGGCGGCCCCGCTGGTCGCGCCGGGTGGGTATCTGGTGCTCTGCTCCTGTTCCCATGCGGCGGATCTCGCCTCGTTCCGCAACGCTTCGGCGCGGGGGATTGGGCGCGGTGGGCGGCGGGCGCAACTTCTGCACACGGGCTTTGCCGGTGCGGATCACCCGATGCTGCCCCAACTGGCCGAGAGCGGCTATCTCAAGTCGCTGTTCTTCCGGCTCGACGGGTGA
- a CDS encoding RSP_2648 family PIN domain-containing protein produces MRAVLDTCVIFPPVLRDMLLGVAAQGVFVPLWSERILEEWARAARRHGSEDEARAVGAAMRAQFASATVPPRPGLEARLHLPDENDIHVLATAIAGSADVIVTFNAQDFPRHILAAEGVERRDPDSLLWEMWSHHPAPVAEVAQRVHRRAEEIAGQPVSLRALLKRAGLPRVAKAVTA; encoded by the coding sequence GTGAGGGCGGTCCTCGACACCTGCGTGATCTTTCCGCCCGTCCTTCGGGACATGCTTTTGGGGGTGGCGGCGCAGGGGGTGTTCGTGCCGCTGTGGTCCGAGCGCATTCTGGAGGAATGGGCGCGTGCCGCCCGCCGCCACGGCTCCGAAGACGAGGCGCGGGCGGTGGGTGCCGCGATGCGGGCGCAGTTCGCATCCGCCACCGTTCCGCCCCGTCCGGGGCTGGAGGCACGGCTGCATCTGCCCGATGAGAACGACATCCACGTCCTTGCCACCGCCATCGCCGGCAGCGCGGATGTCATCGTCACGTTCAACGCACAAGATTTTCCCCGCCACATCCTCGCCGCCGAAGGGGTGGAGCGCCGCGATCCCGACAGCCTTTTGTGGGAGATGTGGTCCCACCATCCCGCCCCGGTGGCGGAGGTGGCGCAACGCGTCCATCGCCGCGCCGAAGAGATCGCGGGTCAGCCCGTGTCGCTGCGGGCGCTTTTGAAACGCGCGGGCCTGCCGCGCGTTGCAAAGGCAGTCACCGCCTAG
- a CDS encoding DUF2927 domain-containing protein, whose amino-acid sequence MRFLPVLSCLALCACAASAPPVTMEAVAPLTDPLPPMNHFTTVTPMPPHRSNAEMARDFLDLSFAMENGDTLPVMSRFDGPITVAVNGPAPKVAMTDLDRVIGRLRKEAHVDIKRATAPASVTIEFVPAERLHKAAPTAACFVVPQVRSFTEYTQNLRNPELDWGLLTRRDHVAVFIPADESPQEMRDCLNEELAQAIGPLNDLYRIPDTIFNDDNFLSVLTGFDMLMLRLYNSPELPSGTTRAQAEVIVPQLLRRYNPSGEFSAPAVPPDTPRSWIRAIETALGPDATDSARLRSAKRALRIAQSEGWTDARLGFSWFAVARLSLDTDVAAALGGFIEAARVFRTLPDDDVRVAHVDMQMAAFALSAGQTEAVHLLTDAAIPVARRAENAGLLSTLLMIRSEALRLEGQKTAAAAARRESLAWGRYGFRSDDDLRTRLAGVEALSPPIGF is encoded by the coding sequence ATGCGTTTCCTCCCCGTCCTGTCATGCCTTGCACTTTGCGCATGCGCAGCCAGCGCGCCGCCCGTCACCATGGAGGCGGTCGCCCCCCTGACGGACCCGCTGCCCCCGATGAACCACTTCACCACCGTTACGCCGATGCCCCCGCATCGCAGCAATGCCGAAATGGCGCGCGACTTCCTCGATCTGTCCTTCGCGATGGAGAATGGCGACACCCTGCCCGTGATGAGCCGGTTCGACGGGCCCATCACCGTGGCCGTGAACGGCCCCGCGCCCAAGGTCGCGATGACGGATCTGGACCGCGTGATCGGTCGCCTGCGCAAAGAGGCGCATGTGGACATCAAGCGCGCCACGGCCCCGGCTTCGGTCACGATCGAATTCGTGCCGGCCGAACGTCTGCACAAGGCCGCGCCGACGGCGGCCTGTTTCGTGGTGCCGCAGGTCCGCTCCTTCACCGAATACACGCAGAATCTCCGCAATCCGGAACTCGACTGGGGTCTCTTGACGCGGCGCGATCATGTCGCGGTCTTCATCCCCGCCGACGAAAGCCCGCAGGAGATGCGCGACTGCCTGAACGAGGAACTCGCGCAGGCGATCGGGCCGCTGAACGATCTCTACCGGATCCCGGACACGATCTTCAACGACGACAATTTCCTGAGCGTGCTGACCGGTTTCGACATGCTGATGCTGCGCCTCTACAATTCGCCGGAGCTGCCCAGCGGCACGACGCGCGCGCAGGCCGAGGTGATCGTTCCGCAACTGCTGCGCCGTTACAACCCGTCGGGGGAGTTTTCGGCCCCTGCCGTGCCGCCGGACACGCCGAGGTCATGGATTCGCGCGATCGAAACCGCGCTTGGTCCGGACGCGACGGATAGTGCGCGGTTGCGTTCGGCAAAACGCGCGCTGCGCATCGCGCAATCCGAAGGCTGGACCGATGCGCGCCTCGGGTTCAGTTGGTTCGCCGTTGCGCGGCTCAGCCTCGATACGGATGTGGCGGCGGCGCTCGGCGGTTTCATCGAGGCGGCGCGCGTCTTCCGCACCCTGCCCGATGACGATGTGCGCGTGGCGCATGTGGATATGCAGATGGCCGCCTTCGCCCTCTCCGCAGGCCAGACCGAGGCGGTGCATCTTCTGACCGATGCGGCCATTCCCGTCGCCCGCCGGGCCGAGAATGCGGGCCTTCTGTCCACCCTGCTGATGATCCGCTCCGAAGCGCTGCGCCTTGAGGGGCAGAAGACCGCCGCAGCCGCCGCCCGGCGCGAGAGCCTTGCTTGGGGGCGCTACGGTTTCCGTTCGGATGACGATCTGCGCACCCGCCTCGCCGGGGTGGAGGCGCTGTCGCCCCCCATCGGCTTCTAG
- the dksA gene encoding RNA polymerase-binding protein DksA has product MRAEIFLTDDYRPAESEPFMNDRQLEYFRRKLLNWKAELLEQSAETIEGLQDSGRNVPDIADRASEETDRALELRTRDRQRKLVSKIDAALRRIDNGEYGYCEVTGEPISLRRLDARPIATMTLEAQEKHERREKVHRDD; this is encoded by the coding sequence ATGAGAGCAGAAATCTTTCTTACAGACGATTACCGTCCCGCCGAGTCGGAACCCTTCATGAATGATCGGCAGCTGGAATACTTCCGCCGCAAGCTGCTGAACTGGAAGGCGGAACTTCTGGAACAGAGTGCCGAGACCATCGAAGGGCTGCAGGATTCTGGCCGCAACGTGCCCGACATCGCCGATCGCGCCTCCGAGGAGACGGACCGTGCGCTGGAATTGCGCACCCGCGACCGCCAGCGCAAGCTCGTCTCCAAGATCGACGCGGCCCTGCGCCGGATCGACAACGGGGAATACGGCTATTGCGAAGTGACGGGGGAGCCGATCTCGCTGCGCCGTCTGGACGCACGCCCCATCGCGACGATGACGCTGGAAGCGCAGGAAAAGCATGAACGCCGGGAAAAGGTGCATCGCGACGACTGA
- a CDS encoding FAD-dependent monooxygenase — MTDVTILGAGIAGLAAARALAMDGWRVRVLEQAPALADVGAGLQIAPNGARVLQALGLEAELRAAALRAQAVELRDRAGARVLRMDLGGRDWFMIHRADLIGILADAARQAGATIEFNTRAAPQGPLTIAADGVHSASRALLNGPAPARFSGHVAWRALIPETGADPVAEVHMGPGRHLVSYPLRGGRLRNIVAVEERTAWAAEDWTQRDQSDALHRAFAMFGPRVRGWLESVREPWLWGLFLHPVAERWHGDGVILAGDAAHPTLPFMAQGANMALEDAWVLSRCLLSGDRGARYQALRQERCRRIVAVAARNARAYHLSGGAARAAHLALRIGGRLAPAAPIRRFDWIYGYDAVQAASSIQTGT; from the coding sequence ATGACGGATGTTACCATATTGGGGGCCGGCATTGCGGGGCTTGCGGCGGCGCGGGCCCTTGCGATGGACGGCTGGCGCGTCCGAGTGCTGGAGCAGGCACCGGCGCTGGCCGATGTAGGCGCGGGGCTTCAGATCGCGCCGAACGGGGCGCGGGTTCTACAGGCGCTCGGCCTTGAGGCAGAGCTTCGGGCCGCCGCTCTTCGCGCGCAGGCGGTGGAGCTTCGGGATCGGGCCGGGGCCAGAGTGCTCCGCATGGATCTGGGCGGGCGCGATTGGTTCATGATCCACCGCGCGGATCTGATCGGCATTCTGGCCGATGCGGCGCGGCAGGCGGGCGCCACCATCGAATTCAACACGCGGGCCGCACCTCAGGGGCCGCTGACCATCGCGGCGGATGGGGTGCATTCGGCAAGCCGCGCACTGCTCAATGGGCCAGCGCCGGCGCGATTCAGTGGCCATGTCGCATGGCGCGCCCTGATCCCCGAAACCGGCGCCGATCCGGTGGCCGAGGTACATATGGGGCCGGGCCGCCATCTCGTCAGCTATCCCCTGCGTGGCGGGCGTCTGCGCAACATCGTCGCCGTGGAGGAACGGACCGCTTGGGCCGCCGAGGACTGGACGCAGCGCGACCAGAGCGACGCCCTGCACCGCGCCTTCGCCATGTTCGGCCCGCGGGTGCGCGGCTGGTTGGAAAGCGTGCGAGAGCCGTGGCTCTGGGGCCTGTTTCTGCATCCAGTGGCCGAGCGCTGGCATGGCGATGGGGTGATCCTCGCGGGGGATGCAGCGCATCCGACGCTCCCCTTCATGGCGCAGGGCGCGAATATGGCGCTGGAGGATGCTTGGGTGCTGTCGCGCTGCCTCCTGTCTGGGGATCGCGGCGCGCGGTATCAGGCGCTGCGGCAGGAGCGGTGCCGCCGGATCGTGGCGGTGGCGGCGCGCAACGCCCGCGCCTATCACCTGTCGGGAGGGGCGGCGCGGGCGGCGCATCTGGCGCTGCGGATCGGCGGGCGGCTTGCGCCGGCCGCGCCGATCCGGCGTTTCGACTGGATCTACGGCTATGACGCCGTTCAGGCGGCGAGTTCGATCCAGACCGGAACGTGA
- the xth gene encoding exodeoxyribonuclease III codes for MKIATFNINGVKARIEALLSWLDEARPDVVLLQEIKSTDETFPRELIEDKGYRVETHGQKGFNGVAILSRLPLEDVVRRLPGDEADEQSRWIEATVIGDRAVRVCGLYLPNGNPAPGPKYDYKLAWMARMERRVIELLATEEPLVFAGDYNVIPQAEDAAKPEAWTEDALFRPETRAAFRRLLNLGLTEAFRARVQGPGHYSFWDYQAQAWPRNNGIRIDHLLLSPQAADLMTDVQIDRDVRAGEKPSDHVPVWIELAA; via the coding sequence ATGAAGATCGCGACATTCAACATCAACGGCGTCAAGGCCCGGATCGAAGCCCTGCTTTCGTGGCTGGACGAGGCGCGGCCCGATGTCGTGCTGCTGCAAGAGATCAAATCCACGGACGAAACCTTTCCCCGCGAGTTGATCGAGGACAAAGGCTACCGCGTCGAAACGCATGGCCAGAAAGGTTTCAACGGCGTCGCCATCCTCTCGCGCTTGCCGCTGGAGGATGTCGTGCGCCGCCTGCCCGGCGACGAGGCGGATGAGCAGAGCCGCTGGATCGAGGCGACGGTGATCGGCGATCGCGCCGTGCGCGTCTGCGGGCTGTATCTGCCGAACGGCAATCCCGCCCCGGGGCCGAAATACGATTACAAGCTGGCATGGATGGCCCGGATGGAGCGGCGCGTCATCGAGCTGCTGGCCACCGAAGAGCCGCTGGTCTTTGCCGGTGATTACAACGTCATTCCGCAGGCCGAAGATGCCGCCAAGCCCGAGGCATGGACCGAGGATGCGCTGTTCCGCCCCGAAACACGCGCCGCCTTCCGCCGCCTCCTGAACCTCGGCCTGACCGAGGCGTTCCGGGCGCGCGTTCAGGGGCCGGGCCATTATTCCTTCTGGGATTATCAGGCGCAGGCGTGGCCGCGCAACAACGGCATCCGCATCGACCATCTGCTTCTGTCGCCGCAGGCGGCCGATCTGATGACCGATGTGCAGATCGACCGCGATGTGCGGGCGGGCGAAAAGCCGTCCGATCACGTTCCGGTCTGGATCGAACTCGCCGCCTGA
- the erpA gene encoding iron-sulfur cluster insertion protein ErpA gives MDLTLPPRVTDRAFARLAEIAEDTGAPRALRVAVEGGGCSGFQYDIKLDDPADDDLVIEKDGQKVLVDSVSLPFLTNAVIDFTEELIGARFVIENPNASSSCGCGISFSI, from the coding sequence ATGGACCTGACCCTGCCCCCGCGTGTGACCGACCGCGCCTTCGCCCGGCTTGCCGAGATCGCGGAAGATACGGGCGCGCCCCGTGCCCTGCGCGTCGCGGTGGAAGGCGGCGGCTGTTCGGGATTCCAGTACGACATCAAGCTGGATGACCCTGCCGACGATGACCTCGTGATTGAGAAGGACGGCCAGAAGGTGCTGGTGGACAGCGTCTCGCTGCCGTTCCTGACCAATGCCGTGATCGACTTCACCGAGGAGTTGATCGGCGCGCGCTTCGTGATCGAAAACCCGAACGCCTCCAGCTCCTGCGGGTGCGGGATCAGCTTTTCGATCTGA
- a CDS encoding deoxyguanosinetriphosphate triphosphohydrolase, whose amino-acid sequence MFAPYACLPAESRGRLHGEDLSSFRSAFQRDRDRIIHSSAFRRLKHKTQVFVEHEGDYYRTRLTHSIEVAQVARTISGVLGLNTDLAEAIALAHDLGHTPFGHTGEDALQRLMEPYGGFDHNAQAMRIVTRLERHYAEFDGLNLTWEALEGIAKHNGPVTGDLPYALAEANALWDLELHTFASAEAQVAAIADDIAYSHHDLHDGLRSGLFDENDLMELPITGPAFEAVDKLYPGLETMRRRHEALRRVFGRMVEDVIHVAQIRLEAANPQSANDIRAMEQTVIRFSKPLYQELKAIRSFLFTRMYRAPSVMAERARVTEAVDALFRTFMTDPSRLPDEWRAGLQGSDDEQLARHVADYVAGMTDRFALQEFARIC is encoded by the coding sequence ATGTTTGCCCCCTATGCCTGCCTGCCGGCCGAATCGCGTGGCCGTCTGCATGGCGAAGACCTCTCTTCCTTCCGGTCGGCCTTTCAGCGGGATCGGGACCGGATCATCCACTCCTCGGCGTTCCGGCGGCTGAAGCACAAGACGCAGGTCTTCGTGGAGCATGAGGGCGATTATTACCGCACCCGTCTGACCCATTCCATCGAGGTGGCGCAGGTCGCGCGGACGATCTCGGGGGTGCTGGGGCTGAACACCGATCTGGCCGAGGCGATCGCCCTTGCACACGATTTGGGCCACACCCCCTTCGGCCATACCGGCGAGGATGCGCTTCAGCGCCTGATGGAGCCTTATGGCGGGTTCGATCACAACGCGCAGGCCATGCGGATCGTCACCCGGCTGGAGCGTCATTACGCCGAGTTCGACGGTTTGAACCTGACATGGGAAGCGCTGGAGGGGATCGCCAAGCACAACGGCCCCGTGACGGGCGATCTGCCCTATGCGTTGGCCGAAGCGAATGCGCTTTGGGATCTGGAACTGCACACCTTCGCCAGCGCCGAGGCGCAGGTCGCGGCCATCGCCGACGACATCGCCTATTCGCACCACGATCTGCATGACGGCCTCCGCTCGGGCCTGTTCGATGAGAACGATCTGATGGAGCTTCCGATCACCGGCCCCGCCTTCGAGGCGGTGGACAAGCTCTATCCGGGGCTGGAGACGATGCGCCGCCGCCATGAGGCCCTGCGCCGCGTGTTCGGCCGCATGGTGGAGGATGTGATCCACGTTGCCCAGATCCGGCTGGAGGCGGCCAATCCGCAATCGGCCAACGATATCCGCGCGATGGAGCAGACGGTGATCCGTTTCTCCAAGCCGCTGTATCAGGAGTTGAAGGCGATCCGCAGCTTTCTCTTCACCCGGATGTACCGGGCGCCATCGGTGATGGCCGAACGCGCCCGCGTGACCGAGGCCGTGGACGCGCTGTTCCGCACCTTCATGACGGACCCGTCGCGCCTGCCGGACGAATGGCGCGCGGGTCTGCAGGGCAGCGACGATGAGCAGCTGGCCCGCCATGTCGCCGACTATGTCGCCGGAATGACGGACCGTTTCGCCCTACAGGAGTTTGCGCGGATCTGCTGA
- a CDS encoding disulfide bond formation protein B, whose product MMESKALAVFAAAGSAALLLTALGFQYIGGLAPCHLCMWQRYPHVWAVLIGLAVTMLPRRWLIALGALGPAISAGVGIFHTGVERGWWPGPSSCTGSSSALSGLSGSDLLATDTPVNLVMCDQVAWSLAGLSMASWNAIASLILVAIWVAAWRSADPRKLL is encoded by the coding sequence ATGATGGAAAGCAAGGCACTGGCCGTATTTGCGGCGGCGGGATCGGCGGCGCTGCTGCTCACGGCGCTCGGGTTTCAGTATATCGGCGGCCTTGCGCCCTGCCATCTGTGCATGTGGCAACGCTATCCGCATGTCTGGGCGGTGCTGATTGGGCTTGCGGTCACGATGCTTCCGCGTCGGTGGCTGATCGCGCTTGGTGCGCTTGGCCCGGCCATCAGCGCCGGGGTCGGCATCTTCCATACCGGGGTGGAGCGTGGCTGGTGGCCCGGCCCCTCCAGCTGCACCGGATCGTCCAGCGCGCTGTCCGGTCTTTCGGGAAGCGACCTTCTGGCGACCGATACCCCGGTGAACCTCGTGATGTGCGATCAGGTGGCGTGGTCGCTGGCCGGGCTGTCGATGGCGTCGTGGAACGCCATCGCCTCGCTGATCCTCGTGGCGATCTGGGTCGCGGCGTGGCGCTCAGCAGATCCGCGCAAACTCCTGTAG
- a CDS encoding pore-forming ESAT-6 family protein, whose protein sequence is MKATILAAALSLPALAGAAMAQDAATPAAPQMTMDDAYAAAQNQLGVLEYCQTKADVGDEVIQTQTKLLGMIPTPDDTTEALAAYEKGKDGTVASMGNEVSLADVASSRSTDEGALCQQMAQLVTQAASQIPPG, encoded by the coding sequence GTGAAAGCAACCATTCTCGCCGCCGCCCTTTCCCTTCCCGCGCTTGCGGGCGCCGCGATGGCGCAGGACGCGGCCACCCCGGCCGCACCGCAGATGACGATGGACGACGCCTATGCCGCCGCGCAGAATCAGCTGGGGGTACTCGAATACTGCCAGACCAAGGCCGATGTCGGCGATGAGGTGATCCAGACGCAGACGAAGCTGCTGGGCATGATCCCGACCCCCGATGACACGACCGAGGCCCTTGCCGCCTATGAGAAGGGCAAGGACGGCACCGTCGCCTCCATGGGCAACGAGGTGTCCCTTGCCGATGTCGCCTCAAGCCGGTCCACGGACGAAGGGGCGCTGTGCCAGCAGATGGCGCAACTCGTCACGCAGGCGGCCAGTCAGATCCCGCCCGGCTGA
- a CDS encoding branched-chain amino acid ABC transporter permease, translating into MTRSVLLFAGMAALFVLTGLTQSWSLALTVLNMGVISAIMALGVNMQWGYAGLFNIGVMGFVALGGLGVVLTSTAPVAGAMAAGGWRILLALAVGVLIVLGAVALWRRGGRLRAPAVILVLVAGFFAFRALLDPGVAGVEAINPTVQGNIGGLGLPVLLAWPVGGLLAALAAWGIGKTALGLRSDYLAIATLGIAEIVLAVLRNEEWLARGVKNVIGLPRPVPYEVDLQQSARFTGWMADLGIDPATGASLAVKLGYLGLCGSVLALVMLLAELALHSPWGRMMRAIRDNEIAAGAMGKNVKHQHLKIFIIGSAVIGIAGAMMTTLDGQLTPASYQPLRYTFLVWVMVIVGGSGNNWGAMLGGFLIWWLWVMVEPIGAGVLSAITAPMSDGWLKSHLHDGAAHMRLLTMGVILLLVLRFSPRGLIPER; encoded by the coding sequence ATGACTCGGTCCGTTCTTTTGTTTGCCGGCATGGCGGCGCTGTTCGTCCTGACGGGGCTGACGCAAAGCTGGTCGCTGGCGCTGACGGTGCTGAACATGGGCGTCATCTCGGCGATCATGGCGCTCGGCGTGAACATGCAATGGGGCTATGCCGGGCTCTTCAACATCGGCGTCATGGGTTTTGTCGCGCTGGGCGGTCTTGGGGTGGTGCTGACCTCGACGGCGCCGGTCGCGGGGGCGATGGCGGCGGGGGGCTGGCGCATTCTGCTGGCGCTGGCGGTGGGTGTGCTCATCGTCCTCGGCGCGGTCGCGTTGTGGCGGCGCGGCGGGCGTCTGCGGGCGCCGGCGGTGATCCTCGTGCTGGTAGCGGGGTTCTTTGCGTTCCGCGCCCTCCTCGATCCCGGCGTCGCGGGCGTCGAGGCGATCAATCCCACCGTGCAGGGCAATATCGGCGGCCTCGGCCTGCCGGTGCTGCTGGCATGGCCCGTGGGCGGTCTTCTGGCCGCGCTGGCGGCATGGGGCATCGGCAAGACGGCGCTCGGCCTTCGGTCGGACTATCTGGCGATCGCGACGCTCGGCATCGCGGAGATCGTGCTGGCGGTGCTGCGCAACGAGGAATGGCTGGCGCGGGGCGTGAAGAACGTCATCGGCCTGCCCCGGCCCGTCCCCTACGAGGTGGACCTGCAGCAGAGCGCACGTTTCACCGGCTGGATGGCCGATCTGGGGATCGACCCCGCCACCGGGGCCTCGCTGGCCGTGAAGCTCGGCTATCTGGGGCTGTGCGGGTCGGTGCTGGCGCTGGTGATGCTGCTGGCGGAACTGGCGCTGCATTCGCCGTGGGGCCGCATGATGCGCGCCATCCGCGACAACGAGATCGCGGCCGGTGCCATGGGCAAGAACGTGAAGCATCAGCACCTGAAGATCTTCATCATCGGTTCGGCCGTGATCGGCATCGCAGGCGCGATGATGACGACGCTCGACGGTCAGCTGACCCCGGCAAGCTATCAGCCGCTGCGCTATACCTTCCTCGTTTGGGTGATGGTGATCGTCGGCGGGTCGGGCAACAACTGGGGCGCGATGCTGGGCGGTTTTCTGATCTGGTGGCTTTGGGTCATGGTGGAGCCGATCGGCGCCGGAGTGCTGTCGGCCATCACCGCGCCGATGAGCGACGGCTGGCTGAAGTCCCACCTGCATGACGGGGCAGCGCATATGCGCCTGCTGACGATGGGCGTGATCCTGCTGCTGGTGCTGCGTTTCAGCCCCCGCGGCCTGATCCCGGAACGGTAG
- a CDS encoding branched-chain amino acid ABC transporter permease, translating to MDLLNALVAFANFVFVPAMSYGAQLALGALGVTLIYSILRFSNFAHGDTMAFGTMCTILVTWGLQHLGISLGPLPVALLALPAGIALTGVFLLATDKVVYRFYRRTRAAPVVLTMVSLGVMFVMNGLVRFIIGTDSIDFADGARFVVSARDFRTATGLDEGLAIRTTQAITIAVAAVAMVLLFWFLNRTRTGKSMRAFSDNEDLALLSGINPERVVAVTWLIVAALATTAGTLYGLDKSFMPFTYFQLLLPIFAAAVVGGLGSPVGAVAGGFVIAFSEVGVTYAWKKIAGYVLPESMQFSGLGQLLSTDYKFAVSFAILVLVLLFRPTGLFRGKSV from the coding sequence ATGGACCTTCTGAACGCGCTTGTCGCCTTTGCCAATTTCGTCTTCGTTCCCGCCATGTCCTATGGGGCGCAGCTTGCGCTCGGGGCGCTCGGGGTGACGCTGATCTATTCCATCCTGCGCTTTTCGAACTTCGCGCATGGGGATACGATGGCTTTCGGGACCATGTGCACCATCCTCGTGACATGGGGCCTGCAACATCTGGGGATCAGCCTCGGCCCCCTGCCCGTGGCGCTTCTGGCGCTGCCGGCCGGGATCGCGCTGACGGGGGTGTTCCTGCTGGCGACGGACAAGGTCGTCTATCGCTTCTATCGCCGCACGCGGGCCGCGCCGGTGGTGCTGACCATGGTGTCGCTGGGCGTGATGTTCGTGATGAACGGCCTCGTGCGGTTCATCATCGGCACCGACAGCATCGATTTCGCCGATGGCGCGCGCTTCGTCGTCAGCGCCCGCGATTTCCGCACCGCGACCGGCCTCGACGAGGGGCTGGCCATCCGCACCACGCAGGCGATCACCATCGCCGTCGCGGCGGTGGCGATGGTGCTGCTCTTCTGGTTCCTGAACCGCACCCGCACCGGCAAATCCATGCGGGCCTTTTCGGACAACGAGGATCTGGCCCTACTGTCCGGCATCAACCCCGAACGCGTGGTGGCGGTGACATGGCTGATCGTGGCCGCCCTCGCGACGACGGCGGGCACGCTCTATGGCCTCGATAAGAGCTTCATGCCCTTCACCTACTTCCAGCTTCTGCTGCCGATCTTTGCCGCTGCGGTCGTCGGCGGCCTCGGCAGTCCGGTCGGGGCGGTGGCGGGCGGCTTCGTCATCGCCTTCTCGGAGGTTGGCGTGACCTATGCGTGGAAGAAGATCGCGGGCTATGTCCTGCCCGAGTCGATGCAGTTCTCCGGCCTCGGGCAACTTCTGTCGACCGATTACAAATTCGCCGTCAGCTTCGCGATCCTCGTTCTTGTGCTTCTGTTCCGGCCCACGGGGCTGTTCCGGGGGAAATCGGTATGA